One stretch of Caldinitratiruptor microaerophilus DNA includes these proteins:
- the bshA gene encoding N-acetyl-alpha-D-glucosaminyl L-malate synthase BshA — translation MKIAIVCYPTVGGSGVVATELGKHLARRGHEVHFISSEPPFRLRGFRPNVAFHQVDTPSYYLFKDAPYLLSLANKIAEVHRHVHLDVVHAHYAIPHATAAYLAREMTAPDGPRVVTTLHGTDITLMGQEPSYAGSIAFAIEKSDGVTAVSEHLRRLTVETLGVRRPIVHIPNFLDCDEFRPAAPPGLREQYARPGERIVAHLSNMRPVKRVDRVVEIFARIAREVPARLLLIGDGPECPKAWQLVREKGLTERVYFLGNQDEVVPLLSIADVFLLPSIQESFGLAALEAMACGTPVVASRIGGLPEVVGETGYLLPPDDVDGMVAAALRILTDAAEHDRLAASAVVRVREQFCADRIVPRYEAFYRQVLG, via the coding sequence GTGAAGATCGCGATCGTCTGCTACCCCACCGTCGGCGGCAGCGGCGTCGTGGCGACCGAGCTGGGCAAGCACCTCGCCCGCCGGGGCCACGAGGTGCACTTCATCAGCTCCGAGCCGCCGTTCCGGCTGCGGGGGTTCCGGCCGAACGTCGCGTTCCACCAGGTCGACACCCCGAGCTACTACCTGTTCAAGGACGCACCCTACCTCCTCAGCCTGGCCAACAAGATCGCGGAGGTCCACCGCCACGTCCACCTCGACGTGGTGCACGCGCATTACGCCATCCCCCACGCCACGGCGGCCTATCTCGCCCGGGAGATGACGGCACCCGACGGTCCCCGGGTCGTCACCACCCTCCACGGCACCGACATCACCCTCATGGGGCAGGAGCCCTCGTACGCCGGCAGCATCGCCTTCGCCATCGAGAAGTCGGACGGGGTGACGGCCGTCTCCGAGCACCTGCGCCGCCTGACGGTCGAGACGCTGGGGGTTCGCCGGCCGATCGTCCACATCCCGAACTTCCTCGACTGCGACGAGTTCCGCCCGGCCGCCCCGCCCGGCCTGCGGGAGCAGTACGCCCGGCCGGGGGAGCGGATCGTCGCCCACCTGTCGAACATGCGGCCGGTGAAGCGGGTCGACCGGGTCGTGGAGATCTTCGCGCGCATCGCCCGGGAGGTGCCGGCGCGCCTCCTCCTCATCGGCGACGGGCCCGAGTGCCCGAAGGCCTGGCAGCTCGTGCGGGAGAAGGGGCTCACGGAGCGGGTGTACTTCCTGGGCAACCAGGACGAGGTCGTGCCGCTTCTCAGCATCGCCGACGTCTTCCTGCTCCCGTCGATCCAGGAGAGCTTCGGCCTCGCCGCCCTGGAGGCGATGGCCTGCGGCACGCCGGTCGTGGCCAGCCGCATCGGCGGCCTGCCGGAAGTGGTGGGGGAGACGGGGTACCTGCTGCCGCCGGACGACGTCGACGGCATGGTCGCCGCCGCCCTGCGCATCCTGACCGACGCCGCCGAGCACGACCGCCTCGCCGCCAGCGCCGTCGTGCGGGTGCGGGAGCAGTTCTGCGCCGACCGGATCGTCCCGCGGTACGAGGCGTTCTACCGACAGGTGCTGGGGTAG
- a CDS encoding polysaccharide deacetylase family protein: protein MVFLARRGVLLRTGVVLGFAALVLAARLWLANAYPALTGTGPLRRAENAGNRVALTFDVTWSDAELLEVLEVLAAEKVHATFFVSHHWAANYPDLLRRLDAAGHEVGTLGFRMADPTALKPEELETELRFAQGLLARTLGRPARLYRPYGGRWNPAVLEAAARSGLQTVVWSVDAGEMTAPPPPPREIARRVTARLQAGDVIRIQASGFATTSAEALPAILRALRDRGLQPGTVSELVTAP from the coding sequence ATGGTGTTCCTGGCACGTCGTGGCGTCCTCCTCCGGACGGGGGTCGTCCTGGGGTTCGCCGCGCTGGTGTTGGCCGCGAGGCTCTGGCTGGCCAACGCGTATCCGGCCCTGACCGGGACAGGGCCTCTGCGCCGGGCCGAGAACGCCGGCAACCGGGTGGCCCTGACCTTCGACGTGACCTGGAGCGACGCCGAACTGCTCGAGGTCCTGGAGGTCCTGGCCGCGGAGAAGGTGCACGCCACCTTCTTCGTCAGCCACCACTGGGCCGCCAACTACCCCGACCTCCTGCGCCGCCTGGACGCCGCCGGCCACGAGGTCGGCACGCTGGGGTTCCGCATGGCCGACCCCACGGCGCTCAAACCAGAGGAACTGGAGACCGAGCTGCGGTTCGCGCAGGGCCTGCTGGCCCGGACCCTCGGGCGACCGGCCCGGCTCTACCGCCCGTACGGCGGGCGCTGGAACCCGGCCGTGCTGGAGGCGGCGGCAAGGAGCGGCCTGCAGACCGTCGTGTGGAGCGTCGACGCCGGCGAGATGACGGCACCCCCGCCGCCTCCACGGGAGATCGCCCGGCGCGTGACGGCCCGCCTGCAGGCGGGAGACGTCATCCGGATCCAGGCGAGCGGCTTCGCCACCACGTCGGCCGAGGCGCTGCCGGCGATCCTGCGGGCGCTGCGGGACCGCGGCCTGCAGCCGGGCACCGTGTCCGAACTGGTGACGGCGCCGTGA
- a CDS encoding DEAD/DEAH box helicase, which produces MNLPQLLDRLRTDPGFMANVSRWEVLPAQPARYAPFPEGLDPRLVAALRARGMERLYSHQAEAAAAALAGRSVVVVTPTASGKTLCYNLPVVQRILERPASRALYLFPTKALAQDQFAGLRELVEAAGAPIEPYVYDGDTPDTLRPRIRQAGHVVMTNPDMLHTGILPHHTRWVRLFENLQFVVIDELHTYRGVFGSHLANVLRRLERICRFYGSNPVYICTSATIANPKELAERLTGRPVELVDQSGAPRGEKHFILYNPPVVTRDGLREPVLKAARRVAGTFLQNGIQTIVFARTRLATEVLVTYLKEDLARGKAGLTTRRAERIRGYRGGYLPAQRRAIEQGLRSGEVLGVVSTNALELGIDIGQLEVAVMAGYPGAIASAWQQAGRAGRRQGTSAAILIASSSPLDQYMVTHPDYFFGRAPEHGLVNPDNLFILTSHLKCAAFELPFADGEAFGLDPAGTAEILAYLEEEKILHHAGGKWHWMNENFPAEDISLRSAASENFVIVDTTSPEPRVIGEMDRLAAMTMLHENAIYIHEGQQYHVDRLAWEERKAYVHAVDVDYYTDAHLAVTVRPLDVLKEREELGLTKAFGEVMTAAKATIFKKIKLHTHENVGWGEIHLPEDEMHTTAYWLTLPEAVTARFEPDELQSALVGLAHLLEGLAPAYLLCDARDLRAAPQIKSPYTDRPTLFLYDAYPGGIGLAEKAYDLHALLLGAALDRVQACPCESGCPSCVGPESHGKQATRRLLELALSHPEVPAS; this is translated from the coding sequence ATGAACCTGCCCCAGCTCCTGGACCGCCTCCGGACCGACCCCGGCTTCATGGCGAACGTGAGCCGCTGGGAGGTGCTGCCCGCCCAGCCGGCGCGGTACGCGCCCTTCCCGGAGGGACTCGACCCGCGCCTGGTGGCGGCGCTGCGGGCCCGGGGGATGGAGCGCCTGTACAGCCACCAGGCCGAGGCGGCCGCCGCCGCCCTGGCGGGCCGCAGCGTGGTGGTGGTCACGCCCACGGCCTCCGGCAAGACCCTCTGCTACAACCTGCCGGTGGTCCAGCGCATCCTGGAGCGGCCGGCGTCCCGCGCCCTCTACCTCTTCCCGACCAAGGCGCTGGCGCAGGATCAGTTCGCCGGGCTGCGGGAACTCGTCGAGGCCGCGGGGGCCCCGATCGAGCCCTACGTCTACGACGGCGACACCCCGGACACCCTCCGCCCGCGCATCCGGCAGGCCGGCCACGTCGTCATGACCAACCCGGACATGCTCCACACGGGGATTCTCCCCCACCACACCCGCTGGGTGCGGCTCTTCGAGAACCTCCAGTTCGTGGTGATCGACGAGCTGCATACCTACCGTGGCGTCTTCGGCTCCCACCTCGCCAACGTGCTGCGGCGGCTGGAGCGGATCTGCCGCTTCTACGGGTCGAACCCCGTGTACATCTGCACCTCGGCCACCATCGCCAACCCGAAGGAACTCGCCGAGCGGCTCACCGGGCGGCCGGTGGAGCTGGTCGACCAGAGCGGCGCCCCCCGGGGCGAGAAGCACTTCATCCTCTACAACCCGCCCGTCGTCACCCGGGACGGGCTCCGGGAGCCCGTGCTGAAGGCGGCCCGGCGGGTGGCCGGCACGTTCCTGCAGAACGGCATCCAGACCATCGTCTTCGCCCGCACCCGGCTGGCCACGGAGGTGCTCGTGACGTACCTGAAGGAGGACCTGGCCCGGGGCAAGGCGGGGCTCACCACCCGGCGGGCCGAGCGCATCCGTGGGTACCGAGGCGGGTACCTGCCGGCCCAGCGCCGGGCGATCGAGCAGGGGCTGCGGTCCGGCGAGGTGCTGGGCGTCGTGTCGACCAACGCGCTCGAGCTCGGGATCGACATCGGCCAGCTCGAGGTGGCCGTGATGGCCGGCTACCCCGGGGCCATCGCCTCCGCCTGGCAGCAGGCGGGGCGGGCGGGGCGGCGGCAGGGGACGTCGGCGGCGATCCTGATCGCCTCGTCCTCGCCCCTGGACCAGTACATGGTCACCCACCCCGACTACTTCTTCGGACGGGCGCCCGAGCACGGGCTCGTCAACCCGGACAACCTCTTCATCCTGACGAGCCACCTGAAGTGCGCCGCCTTCGAGCTGCCCTTCGCCGACGGCGAGGCCTTCGGACTCGACCCGGCCGGCACCGCGGAGATCCTCGCCTACCTGGAGGAGGAGAAGATCCTCCACCACGCCGGCGGCAAGTGGCACTGGATGAACGAGAACTTCCCGGCCGAGGACATCTCCCTGCGCAGCGCGGCCAGCGAGAACTTCGTGATCGTCGACACGACCAGCCCGGAGCCCCGGGTGATCGGCGAGATGGACCGGCTGGCGGCCATGACGATGCTGCACGAGAACGCCATCTACATCCACGAGGGGCAGCAGTACCACGTCGACCGCCTGGCCTGGGAGGAGCGCAAGGCATACGTCCACGCGGTGGACGTCGACTACTACACCGACGCCCACCTGGCCGTCACGGTGCGGCCGCTCGACGTGCTGAAGGAGCGGGAGGAGCTCGGCCTCACCAAGGCGTTCGGCGAGGTCATGACGGCGGCGAAGGCCACCATATTCAAGAAGATCAAGCTGCACACCCACGAGAACGTCGGCTGGGGTGAGATCCACCTGCCCGAGGACGAGATGCACACGACCGCCTACTGGCTCACCCTGCCGGAAGCGGTGACGGCCCGGTTCGAGCCGGACGAGCTGCAGTCGGCCCTGGTGGGGCTGGCCCACCTCCTCGAGGGCCTGGCGCCGGCCTACCTGCTGTGCGACGCCCGGGACCTGCGGGCGGCGCCGCAGATCAAGTCGCCGTACACGGACCGGCCCACGCTCTTCCTGTACGACGCGTACCCGGGCGGCATCGGCCTGGCGGAGAAGGCGTACGACCTGCACGCGCTCCTGCTCGGCGCCGCCCTCGACCGGGTCCAGGCCTGCCCGTGCGAGAGCGGCTGCCCGTCGTGCGTCGGGCCCGAGAGCCACGGGAAGCAGGCGACGCGGCGCCTGCTGGAACTCGCCCTGTCCCACCCGGAGGTCCCGGCGTCGTGA
- a CDS encoding ribonuclease H-like domain-containing protein → MDLRQRLRLMRPAGAKPAGATPAEAAPVDARPSQASPAGRGSHPRRDAAAHLFRARPFPTPAGTALCVEVTFPPDHRRGAVPVGALLRVPGRGWARLGRQPAWESLDPEQVVFLDTETTSLERGTGTHVFLVGVGRFAGGRFRVRQFFLPDYDEEPALLHAVLAELEGARAVVTFNGKSFDWPLLTTRLTLGRLPVPEVPHLDLLYPARRLWRDQAESCRLVDLERHALGETRHGDVPGLLIPSLYFHYLRTGEAEPLAPVLEHNRLDVLSLASLAGYLGLAAADPLRAAPAGSPLTGSELHALGRLLLDQGELAAGLACLEEALQRGLEGPARARCQRELAAAYRRAGSHAEARRIWEAMIAEGARSVTPYVELAKYHEHRERNLEAAREMTLRAMAVLEQRQALLGTGAVRAEVAELRHRLERIETKLQRTRSRRHVRWIEI, encoded by the coding sequence GTGGACCTGAGGCAGCGGCTCCGGCTCATGCGGCCGGCGGGTGCCAAGCCTGCGGGTGCGACACCGGCGGAGGCGGCGCCGGTGGATGCTCGGCCGTCTCAGGCCTCACCGGCCGGCCGGGGTTCTCACCCCCGGCGGGATGCGGCCGCTCACCTCTTCCGCGCCCGCCCCTTCCCCACCCCGGCCGGGACGGCCCTCTGCGTCGAGGTCACGTTCCCGCCCGACCACCGGCGGGGGGCGGTGCCGGTCGGCGCCCTGCTCCGGGTCCCGGGCAGGGGCTGGGCGAGGCTCGGCCGGCAGCCGGCGTGGGAAAGCCTCGACCCGGAGCAGGTCGTGTTCCTCGACACGGAGACGACGAGCCTCGAACGCGGCACGGGCACCCACGTCTTCCTCGTGGGCGTGGGGCGGTTCGCCGGCGGGCGGTTCCGGGTCCGCCAGTTCTTCCTCCCGGACTACGACGAGGAGCCGGCGCTCCTGCACGCCGTGCTGGCCGAGCTGGAGGGCGCCCGCGCGGTCGTCACCTTCAACGGCAAGAGCTTCGACTGGCCCCTCCTCACCACGCGGCTGACCCTGGGGCGGCTGCCGGTGCCCGAGGTCCCGCACCTCGACCTCCTCTACCCCGCCCGGCGGCTGTGGCGGGACCAGGCGGAAAGCTGCCGGCTGGTCGACCTGGAGCGCCACGCCCTCGGCGAGACCCGCCACGGCGACGTCCCCGGGCTCCTCATCCCCTCCCTCTACTTCCACTACCTCCGCACCGGCGAGGCCGAGCCCCTGGCGCCCGTCCTGGAGCACAACCGGCTCGACGTCCTCAGCCTGGCGTCCCTCGCCGGCTACCTCGGCCTGGCGGCGGCCGACCCGCTCCGTGCCGCTCCCGCCGGCTCCCCGCTCACGGGGTCCGAGCTCCATGCGCTCGGCCGCCTCCTGCTCGATCAGGGCGAACTGGCCGCCGGGTTGGCCTGCCTCGAGGAGGCGCTCCAGCGCGGCCTGGAAGGCCCGGCCCGGGCCCGCTGCCAGCGGGAGCTCGCCGCAGCCTACCGGCGGGCCGGCAGCCACGCCGAGGCCCGCCGCATCTGGGAGGCGATGATCGCCGAGGGGGCCCGCAGCGTCACGCCGTACGTCGAGCTCGCCAAGTATCATGAGCACAGGGAGCGCAACCTGGAGGCGGCCCGGGAAATGACCCTCCGGGCGATGGCCGTGCTGGAGCAGCGGCAGGCCCTGCTCGGCACGGGCGCGGTCCGGGCGGAGGTTGCCGAGCTCCGGCACCGGCTCGAGCGGATCGAGACCAAGCTGCAGCGCACGCGGAGCAGGAGGCACGTTCGATGGATCGAGATCTGA
- the pfkB gene encoding 1-phosphofructokinase: MAKAVATVTLNPALDRTVEVEGLRLGGTNRVAAVRVDPGGKGLNVARVARRLGLEAIALGLLGEENSHLFHRVLAWEGVEDRLIEVPGETRTNLKIVDRLSGLETEINEVGFTVTPEHLERLREVLEQVLDRTGALVVTGSLPPGAPADTYARHIRLARAAGVLTVLDASGDALRQGLRAAPDAVKPNRAELEEAAGRPLSDLGAVYRAASDLLTSGPGWVLVSLGAEGAVLVTPEGAWRGTVPDVPIRSTVGAGDSMVAALVHGLLHGMDPPGILRRALAAGVATATLPGTELCTAEAVDEMARAITVHPCEPERVGEDD, from the coding sequence GTGGCGAAGGCCGTGGCGACCGTGACCCTCAACCCCGCCCTCGACCGGACGGTCGAGGTGGAGGGGTTGCGTCTCGGCGGCACGAACCGGGTCGCCGCCGTGCGGGTCGACCCCGGCGGGAAGGGCCTGAACGTGGCTCGCGTGGCCCGCCGCCTGGGGCTGGAGGCCATCGCCCTCGGGCTCCTGGGTGAGGAGAACAGCCACCTCTTCCACCGCGTGCTGGCCTGGGAGGGCGTCGAAGACCGTCTGATCGAGGTGCCGGGGGAAACCCGGACCAACCTCAAGATCGTCGACCGCCTCTCCGGGCTCGAGACCGAGATCAACGAGGTCGGGTTCACGGTCACGCCGGAGCACCTCGAGCGGCTCCGGGAGGTGCTCGAACAGGTCCTGGACCGGACCGGCGCGCTGGTGGTGACCGGCAGCCTCCCGCCCGGCGCCCCGGCGGACACGTACGCCCGCCACATCCGGCTAGCACGGGCGGCGGGCGTCCTCACCGTCCTGGACGCTTCCGGTGACGCCCTGCGACAGGGGCTCCGGGCCGCCCCGGACGCGGTCAAGCCGAACCGGGCCGAGCTGGAAGAGGCCGCCGGCCGGCCGCTGTCCGATCTCGGCGCCGTCTACCGGGCAGCTTCGGACCTGCTCACGAGCGGGCCCGGGTGGGTTCTGGTCTCGCTGGGGGCCGAGGGCGCCGTGCTCGTGACCCCGGAGGGAGCGTGGCGGGGCACGGTCCCGGACGTGCCCATCCGCAGCACGGTGGGCGCCGGCGACTCGATGGTGGCCGCGCTCGTGCACGGCCTCCTTCACGGCATGGACCCGCCCGGGATCCTGCGCCGGGCCCTGGCCGCCGGGGTGGCGACGGCGACCCTGCCGGGCACCGAGCTGTGCACGGCGGAGGCGGTCGACGAGATGGCACGGGCGATCACGGTCCATCCGTGTGAGCCGGAGCGCGTCGGGGAGGACGACTGA
- a CDS encoding PTS sugar transporter subunit IIA translates to MELALGELLDERLITLDLQATEREGAIRELAGLIDRAGKLADRDEYVNAVLAREALGSTGVGHGVAIPHGKSPAVREAAVAFGRSRTGVDFAAPDGRPADLVFLIAAPEGAHDLHLKALAHLARRLVHDEVREALRQAGSAHEVVRVLAQA, encoded by the coding sequence ATGGAGTTGGCGCTGGGCGAGCTGCTGGACGAGCGTCTCATCACGCTCGACCTGCAGGCCACCGAACGGGAGGGCGCGATCCGGGAGCTGGCCGGGCTCATCGACCGGGCCGGGAAGCTGGCCGACCGGGACGAGTACGTGAACGCCGTGCTGGCGCGCGAGGCGCTCGGCAGCACCGGCGTGGGCCACGGCGTGGCCATCCCGCACGGCAAGAGCCCCGCCGTCCGGGAGGCGGCCGTGGCCTTCGGGCGTTCCCGGACAGGGGTCGACTTCGCGGCGCCGGACGGCCGGCCCGCCGACCTGGTGTTCCTGATCGCCGCGCCCGAGGGCGCACACGACCTGCACCTGAAGGCCCTCGCGCACCTGGCACGGCGCCTGGTGCACGACGAGGTCCGCGAGGCGCTGCGGCAGGCGGGTTCCGCGCACGAGGTGGTGCGGGTGCTCGCGCAGGCGTAA
- a CDS encoding metallophosphoesterase family protein, whose translation MRPVKIVHCADVHLDASFAGAGLTNTAAKLRAEELKDAFARIVGLVRSEEAGLFLIAGDLFEHEYVRKSTVQFVIDRIARQIPDVPVFIAPGNHDPYRPDSYYATLTWPPNVTIFGPRWERVHLPQLGVTVHGWGFDREHVAERRLAELRIDPEEAARAIQIVVLHGSDERVPAEEDVYLPLSAAECQATGADYIALGHFHGHHVVATRPGAAGPLAAYPGSPESLSFGQSRPHGVLVGTVGREGNDLRLVAVGQREHLTAEVDVTGAATLEDVLARVEAAIPAADRARHLYRVTLTGEVDPDLDADPAVIEARLADRFYSLTVRDRTAPALDLQALAAENSLRGHFVREVLARLEGAAAGEAEELRLALRYGLQALAERR comes from the coding sequence ATGCGTCCCGTCAAGATCGTCCACTGCGCGGACGTGCACCTCGACGCGAGCTTCGCCGGCGCCGGGCTCACGAACACGGCGGCGAAGCTCCGGGCGGAGGAGCTCAAGGACGCCTTCGCCCGCATCGTCGGCCTCGTCCGGTCCGAGGAGGCCGGCCTCTTCCTCATCGCCGGGGATCTCTTCGAGCACGAGTACGTGCGCAAGTCCACCGTGCAGTTCGTGATCGACCGCATCGCCCGGCAGATCCCGGACGTCCCGGTCTTCATCGCCCCGGGCAACCATGACCCCTACCGGCCCGACTCCTACTACGCCACCCTCACCTGGCCCCCCAACGTGACGATCTTCGGCCCCCGCTGGGAGCGGGTGCACCTGCCGCAGCTCGGCGTCACCGTCCACGGCTGGGGCTTCGACCGGGAGCACGTGGCCGAGCGCCGGCTGGCCGAGCTCCGCATCGACCCGGAGGAAGCCGCGCGGGCGATCCAGATCGTGGTCCTCCACGGCTCCGACGAGCGCGTCCCCGCCGAGGAGGACGTGTACCTGCCCCTGAGCGCGGCGGAGTGCCAGGCCACGGGCGCCGACTACATCGCCCTGGGCCACTTCCACGGCCACCACGTCGTCGCCACGCGGCCGGGGGCCGCCGGCCCCCTCGCCGCCTACCCGGGCAGCCCGGAGAGCCTGTCCTTCGGCCAGAGCCGGCCGCACGGCGTCCTGGTGGGGACGGTCGGCAGGGAAGGCAACGACCTGCGGCTCGTCGCCGTGGGACAGCGGGAGCACCTCACCGCCGAGGTCGACGTCACCGGCGCCGCCACCCTCGAGGACGTCCTGGCCCGCGTCGAGGCCGCCATCCCGGCCGCGGACCGCGCCCGGCACCTGTACCGGGTCACCCTCACCGGCGAGGTCGACCCCGACCTGGACGCCGACCCGGCGGTCATCGAGGCCCGGCTGGCGGATCGCTTCTACTCCCTCACTGTCCGCGACCGCACCGCCCCGGCCCTCGACCTCCAGGCCCTGGCCGCCGAGAACTCGCTGCGCGGCCACTTCGTCCGGGAGGTCCTCGCCCGGCTGGAGGGCGCCGCGGCCGGCGAGGCGGAGGAGCTCCGCCTGGCCCTCCGCTACGGCCTGCAGGCGCTCGCGGAGAGGAGGTAG
- the bshB1 gene encoding bacillithiol biosynthesis deacetylase BshB1 gives MGERDGYGFDLLAFGPHPDDVELGMGGTIALHAARGHRVAICDLTAGEFGTGGDRRTRAREAEEAARILGVGLRVNLGLPDRGLVYGAGGRGAGGEQVRRAVEVIRRLRPRVVALPWGDDRHPDHVAAHHLLREAVFTAALAKYETAEPPHRPQQMVFYFLNDAPEPSFLVDISVFWQKKSESLFAYRSQFERTPGGPETPLNAPHGLLYRIESRDRYYGSLIGVGYAEGFRLRQPPVLDGLPGLHGPSGQG, from the coding sequence ATGGGAGAGCGGGACGGGTACGGATTCGACCTCCTCGCCTTCGGCCCCCACCCCGACGACGTGGAACTCGGCATGGGCGGCACCATCGCCCTGCACGCCGCCCGGGGTCACCGGGTGGCGATCTGCGACCTCACAGCCGGGGAGTTCGGCACGGGGGGCGACCGCCGCACGCGGGCCCGGGAGGCGGAGGAGGCCGCCCGCATCCTGGGGGTCGGGCTGCGGGTGAACCTCGGCCTGCCCGACCGGGGCCTCGTCTACGGCGCCGGCGGACGAGGGGCCGGCGGGGAGCAGGTGCGCCGGGCGGTGGAGGTGATCCGGCGCCTGCGGCCCCGGGTGGTGGCGCTGCCGTGGGGCGACGACCGCCACCCCGACCACGTGGCCGCCCACCACCTGCTGCGGGAGGCGGTCTTCACCGCGGCGCTCGCCAAGTACGAGACGGCCGAGCCGCCGCATCGCCCCCAGCAAATGGTTTTCTACTTCCTCAACGACGCCCCCGAACCCTCCTTCCTGGTTGACATAAGCGTGTTCTGGCAGAAAAAAAGCGAAAGCCTGTTCGCATACCGGTCGCAGTTCGAGAGGACCCCAGGCGGGCCCGAAACGCCCCTCAACGCGCCGCACGGCCTCCTGTACCGGATCGAGTCCCGGGACCGGTACTACGGCAGCCTCATCGGGGTCGGGTACGCCGAGGGTTTCCGGCTGCGGCAGCCGCCGGTGCTGGACGGCCTGCCCGGCCTGCACGGGCCGTCCGGCCAGGGCTAG
- a CDS encoding PTS sugar transporter subunit IIB, translated as MAAEALEKAARERGIEIRVETRGSVGVENPLTPEEIEAADAVIVAADAKVA; from the coding sequence ATGGCCGCCGAGGCCCTTGAGAAGGCGGCCCGGGAGAGGGGGATCGAGATCCGGGTCGAGACCCGTGGGTCCGTCGGCGTGGAGAACCCCCTGACGCCCGAGGAGATCGAGGCGGCGGACGCCGTGATCGTGGCCGCCGACGCCAAGGTCGCATGA